atattaatacaagaaaataaaatgttCTTATTATTTTGTTCCATTTTAGCGCAttggaattaacattttattttcattttgttccaTATTAGTATATAAAAacgaaattttcttattttgttccattttaatgcataaaaataacatttcatttctattttgtttcatttaagtacataaaaatatttcatttttattttgttccattttagtgcttagaaataaaattttcttttcatttttttccataatgcatataaataattttttttatattgttccaTTTTATTGCATAAAAATACATCTTCTTATTTTGTTCCATTTTAGtgcataaaaataacattttctttttattttgttccaagttagttatcaaaaataaaattttctttttattttgttccatgTTAGTGCATAAAAataaccttttctttttattttgttccatgttagtgaataaaaatagaattctttttattttgttccatgTTAGTGCTTAtaaataaaatttcctttatttcgTTCCATGTTAgtgcataaaaataattttttatttgcattttgttccatattaatgtataaaaataacattttctttttactttgttcCATGTTagtgcataaaaataaaaaattttcttaatttttccttcattttgttTCTTGCTAgtacataaaaataacattttctttttattttgtttcatgttagtacatagaaataaaattttctttccattttgttCCTTGTTAgtgtataaaaataacattttctttttattttgttccttgttaatgtataaaaataacattttctttttatcttgttcCATGTTAGtgcataaaaaaatttttttttgtatattgttccTTGTTAGTGCATAGAAATaacattttctttgtattttgttcCATGTTAATGCATAaagatattttctttgtattttgttcCTTGTTAGTGCATAAAGAtaacactttctttttattttgttccatgttagtgcatgaaaatatttttttttgtattttgttccaTGTtagtacataaaaataaaaaattttctttatttttttttttcatattggtgcataagaataatttttcttttattttgtttcttgctattacataaaaataacattttctttttattttgtttcatgttagtacataaaaataacattttctttttattttgttccatattAGGGCATAACATTTTCTTCCATATTAGTGCATAAAAATTAAATTGTCTTTCATATTGTTTTCTATATTAgtgcataaaaataaaattttctttttattatgtttcataTTAAGCCATAAGAATAACATTTTCCCTTTATTTTGTTCCATATTAGTGCATAagaataacattttctttttattttgttccatattagtgcataaaaattagattttctttttatttggtttcATATTAGTTCATAAAAATAGCATTCTATTATTATTTGATCCATATcaatgcataaaaatatattttttactttgtgCCTTGTAGGTGCATAAAAATTAGATTTTCTCTTGATTTAGTCCCATATTagtacataaaaataaaatgtacttaTTTTGTTCCATGTTAGtgcataaaatatattattgttgttTCATGTTAGTACATAAAaatcacattttctttttatttggtttcatattagtacataaaaataaaattttctctttatttagtTCCATATTAGTacataagattaacattttattcttattttgtttcatgttagtgtataaaaaataaaactttctttctattttgtttcaTATTGGTGATCATCTTGGGCTAATTCCAACATTTTGATGTCGTAATTAACACGAGATACATGTCTCTCTTCCTTGGAAACTCGAGTGCCCAGATTCTTCTGAATATCCAATAGTTCTCTTTAATCCTATAAGTGAATTACGTAAGGAGGTAATTCAGTAATAGTACAATTTTCTGAAGAACCTGCTTGGTCATTTCAGTTGTAGGGTTTTTAAAATAGATACCCATACGATGCCCTTTTAAACCCTTATCCCACACCACAGAAACTGgtattgcataatttttttattcTCATCCTGTTAGTAATTTAGTTgctattaaaggttttttttttttgcagagggtGTGACTTGATAACTCTATTATTTGGAATTAATTACAGATACAAGTCTCCTACTTGTTCCTTTATGATATAACTACCTTAACCCATATCTGCCCAGAACCCTCAAAGACCAAAGTTACTGGAGTCACAGATTATAATCATCTTTTTGTTGGAATCATTTACATAACCCCTCCTAACCTCACACAGTAATGAAAGAATATTATGAATACTACCCAAGGGTATATTTCAGCAACACGTCTCTGGAATTTAACTATTCATTGGTTCTTCACCAGTCCAATTGTAAACCTGAAGCCTTCAAATGGCTATTTCCTCTCAGGGCTCCCTGGAACCTCTGCTTTGGCACCTTATTAGTGTCTATCACCCTTATGAAGGTGCTGTCCACAGTGACAGTTGTCGTCTGTTCTCCCTGACGATAAGCGGGTCCATCTTCCTGCCTCAGGAGGGCTGGTTCCATTTTGGTCTTCCTTAATGGATTCCAGGGATCTTCtgaagaaggggaagaagaggaaggaagtttgGAACGGAGTTGTGGTGTTAAAGAGAGGGAAGAATGGGAAGCGAGGTGGAGAAATTACGTGGATAAATGGAAGGAATGGAAGAGACTATTAAAATGTTTTGGAGAAGGTGAATCAGAATATAAGGAAGTAGAGGACAATGAAGAAAGTTAAACAAATGGATTATAAAGTACAGAATATGTGAgggacaagaaaaattaaaatcttaaacTAGCAGATAAGGTGAATTAATGATATTGAGTTTGCCAGTTATTTTGTACAATGGCAAAATGAGTCGAAAATATTTCTGAATTTCACGAAAAGTTAGTTTAATGCATTTTTTTATCTCAATTTATGAAATATTAACGTGTTTAAGCATTCGTGAAATTTCCATATTCTATGGCTTCATGAATGAGCAAATGTGAATAAGAACATTTTAATCAATTTTTCCAAAATCATTaacaaaagctgaaaaaaaatacCCAAGACAAAAACCTATTTTATTGGATATTGATAAACATTAAGAAACTAAAAATCGTGAGTAAATATTAGTGATTTAAGCAGATAGCTTACAGcgaatatttaaaattaaatttggCAAAACTCgtttgcatgcatacacacacacatacacacacacacacacacacacacacacacacacacacacacacacagagtcccGTGGAATGCTCATTGAAACAGCATCCCGAAAGCTGCGAGAGAAATGACGATAAGCAACAAAGCACTTTGCAGACTATATTGGAAAGAGCCTGGCGAAGGTGTCATGGGAATGGATTGTTTTTGCAATGGTGTATTGATCATcccttttatttctctctttttctaaTTTGTGGATCTGAGAAAGCCTAGGACATCAGGAGGGTTGGTTTTAAGAGTGGGGGGACCTGGAGTGAAGGATAAAGTTTGGCAAAGGAGACCTGTGataaaggaaggggttggggatggagacctgtggtaaaggaaggggattggagaaggagacctatggTGCCAGAGGAAGTTGGTGATGGAGACCTGTGGTGAAGGAGGTggttggggatagagacctgtTTTGAAGGAGGGGGTTGGGGATGAAGACCTGTTTTAAAGGATGGAGTTGGAGGAGGAGACCTATGGTGCAGGAGGAGGTGGGGGATGGAGACCTGGGGTGGAGAAGGAGGTTGAAGATAGAGACCTGTTGtaaaggaggaggttggggatggagatATGTGGTGAAGGAGGAGGTTGAGGAAGGAGACCTGTTGTAAAGCAGGGGGTTGGGGATtgtaaaggaaggggttggggattgagacctttggtaaaggatggagttggagaaAGAGACCTATGATACAAGTGGAggttggggattgagacctgtggtaaaggatggagttggagaaggaAACCTATGATACAAGTGGAggttggggattgagacctgtggtaaaggatggaGTAGGAGAAGTAAACCTATGATACAAGTGAAGGTTGGGGATtaagacctgtggtaaaggatggagttggagGAGACCTATGACACAAGTGGAGGTTGGGGATTGggacctgtggtaaaggatggcgttggagaaggagacctatgaCACAAGTGGAGGTTGGAGATTGggacctgtggtaaaggatggagttggagTAGTTGACCTATAATGCAAGAGGAGATTAGAGATGGACACCTGTGGTAAAGTAGGGTGTCGTGGATGGAAACCTATTGTAAAGTAGGGGATTggggatagagagctttagtaaaggAAGTGGTTGgagatggagacctgtggtaaagtagGGGACTGTGGGGTTGAGGATAGAGAGTTTTGGTAAAGGAAGTGGTTGAAAATGGAGACCTATGGTAAAGTAGGGGGCTGTGGATGGAAACATATGGTATAGTAGGAGGATggggttggggatagagacctgtggtaAAAGAAGGGTTTGGGGATAGAGACCTGCGGTAAAGGATGGGGTTGGGGATGAAGACCTGTGGTAAAGAAACGGGGCTGTGGATGGAGACCTATGGTACAGTAAGGCgttggggatagagacctgtgTTAAAAGATGggtttggggatggagacctgtgttAAAGGAtggggttggggatggagacctgggGTGAGGAAAGGGGTTgtggatggagacctgtggtaaaggaatgAGATGGGGATAGAGACCTGTAGTAAAGAAGGATTTGGGGATAGAGACCTGCGGTAAAGGAAATGGTTTGAGGATAGAGAACTGCGGTAAAGGAGGGGGttgggatggagacctgtggtaaaggaaggggttggggttggagacctgtggtaaaggaaggggttggggatggagacctgtggtaaaagAAGGGGTTGTGAATGGACACCTGTGCTAAAAGAAGGGGTTAGGGATGGAAACTTGCggtaaaggaaggggttggggatagacacctgtggtaaaggaaggggttggggatggagacctttgGTAATGGAAATGGTTGGGCatagagacctgtggtaaaggaagaGTTGGGGATGGATACCCGTGGTAAAGGAAGAAGTTGAGgatagagacctgtggtaaaggaaagggtaaaggaatgggttggggatggagacctgtggtaaaggaaagGGTTGAGGTTGGAGACCTCTGGTAAAGGAggggttggggatagagacctgGGGTAAAAGaaggggttggggatggagacctgtggtaaagtaaCGGGCTGTGGATGGAGACCTCTGGTACAGTAAGGCGTTTGAGATAGGGACTTGTGTTAAAGGATGGGGTTGGGCATGGAGGCCTGTGTTAAAGGATatggttggggatggagacctgtgttAAACGATGGAGTTGGGGATGGAGACTTATGTTAAAGGATAgtgttggggatggagacctgtggtaaatgAAGGGACCGGTAATAGAGACTTGTTGTTAAAGGGGCTGTCGATGGAGACTTATGGTACAGTAGGGGGTTTGTGATgaagacctgtggtaaaggagggggttggggatggagacctgtgtaAAGGAAGGGGTTAGGGATAGATACCTGTGGTAAAGAAGTGGGCTGGGGATACATACATGTGGTAAAGGAGTGGGATACCGGCCTATGGTAATTGAGGGGGTTGGAGATGGAGACTTATGGTAAAGGATTGGTTTGGGGATGGAGACTTTAGGAAAGAAAAGGTTGAGGATAGAGACCTGTGGCAAATAATTGGTTGGGGATAGAGACCATGTCAATGGATGGATTGGGGATACATACCCGTGACAAAGGAGTGGTTGGATTAAAAGACCTGTGGCAAAGGAGTGTTTTGAGATAGAGACCTGTGACAAAGGACGAGGTTGGGGATGGAAACCTGTGTTAGAGGAGGCTGCAGATTTAGACCTGTGTTGAAGAAGGGGCTGTGGATGAATACCTATGGTAGAGAAGGGGTTGGGGATAGATACCTGTGGTATTGTAGGGGTTTGGGATAGAGACCTGTTGTATTGTAGGGTTTTGAGAATAGAGACTTGAGGTAAAGTAGGCGAttggggatagagacctgtggtaTAGTAGGGGTTTGTGGATTGGACCTGTGGTAAAGTAGGGATTTGTggattgagacctgtggtaaagtagAGAGTTAAGGATTGAGACCTTTGGTAAAGTAggggttggggatagagacctgtggtaaaggagtgTGTTGAGGATGGAGACCTTTAGTAAAGTAGggggttggggatagagacctgGGGTAAAGGAAGAGGTTTGGGATATAGACAAGTGGTAAAGGAGGGAGTTTGGAATGAAGGTATGAGGTAAAGGAGGGGTTGGGTATAATAGAAAGGGTTTTCGTTTTGTTGTGCGAGACCTGTTTTGAAGGGTGGGATTTAAAGTATTGTGTAGTGGAAATGTATAGGGATATATTGAAGGGGTTGTCAGTTAGGAGCAGGAGACCTCATATGATAGGGGAGGGACTTACATTTGGAGGAGAGACATAAGTTAATAAAGTGTAATTCAAAAGTGGAAAAGCTATGGTAAAAGAGTAGTTGACCTGGAGAAAGGTGGGAAGGTAGGAAACAGTGGAAAGGTAGAAATGGGTTGTTTAATAATATCATCATAATCTTATTTCGACATTTTATCCATTGGAGTGCTGTGTCGGTTGCTGTTCTTAGGTAGGCCCTAATGGTCAGCTACAGAAAATGGGATTCCTTTTTCGGATTGGCTCACTGTAGGGGCATGCAGCTGAGTTTGTGTAACCCTATATCTGGAGGTTATCTCCTATCCTATTCAGGGTGACCCGTTTCCGCCTGGTAAGGGAGAATCCACAGGGCAGGTTTTCATTAGGTTTAGGGAGGGCATTATTAGTGGTCTAACTGTCACTCCCTCTCCATTTAGTAGTCTGTATTTTGTTAGAGCTCGGATATCTAGTGCTTTCATGGTCATGAAGCTCTTCCGTGCTTTCAGATGTCATCTTGTATCACGATGGTTGTAGACTGGGTGCCTGGGATCATTTGCTTGTTTGGTCTTTTTTTTAGCTATGCCATCTCAATGGATGTCAAGTTTTGTCATGCTGGTTAGTCTGTAAAAAGTTGAGACGGGTGTTGCTCTCAATGTACCACTGATTAGACACGAGGTAAATGGGCAGGGACCAGGAGAATGGTGGTAGAATCTGAGAAGACTAAAGTTGGGAGGGCCCATCATGTTAAGGTTTTGCTAAGAACTGCATGCTTATGAGAAAGACTTGTTTAACCTGAAAATTGTTGAGAAGTTACAAAGGGATGGGAGTCATGGTGTTAAAGGGGTTTGGGTTACGTTATGGTTGTATAGGACCAAGAGAGGGTAAGATGGTGGGGACTTATAGTAGGTCccattatttaaattattccaccagTTCTATAACAGAGTTTCTACttccatgtatggctatcctgtttcTACCTCTCCTATTGTTCACCATACCTTCAGTCTTTTCCAAACTTACCCTCAAGCCACACACCCCTCCAAAGACCTTCGCTTCTCTAGAACACTTTTGTGCTAGTCTTGCTCATTTTCAattgtaatcaccaaatcatctgcatataaaaaCTCCCACGGCTCAttgtttctgatctcttcacttaacacatccatgactaccacataaaaacgggcttaatgctgaatCCCGATGTAATCCAACACTATCTCAAAGGTTTGTTTCCCCAACAGCTATTATTACCTTTgtctgttcttttgtacatcatctctaccaatCTAACCAACTTCTCCGACTCCACTTTCCTTTTCCTCGAGCATCTAAACATTTTTTCTTGGTATTATATCCTAAGCCATCTCTAGATCCCCCAAAGTACAGAGGAGCTTTTGGTTTTCTTCTAGCTCCTTTTCCTTTAGCTTCTTTTCCTTTAGCTgcattactataaagatggcatccacagtctctCTCCCCCCataaatccatactgctgtttacCAATATTTACAATCTCTCTCGATCTCTCATCTAGTGCTCTCTCCAAAGCTTTCAAACCATGCTATGTTAGTTCAACTCCTTATAGTTACTACTTTCCATGATAACAACTTTCTGCATAGATATAGATATTAGAGTCTCCtctcagtctttaggcattatttactCATCCATATTGCTCTCAAGTCCAGCATCCATTGtcccccctctgtagctagtattttAACCATTTCATTCTGAAACTGATAGACCtggtgattcattattttcttcagtGAAGAGGGCATTCACTTATGTATTCCGTATCTTCaccactggcccctccaccctccGTGCTTCTCTTAGCTCTCattttcagtataataataatgataataataataataataataataacaataataataataataataataattgatattattattattattattattattattattattattattattattattattgttattattattattattattattattattatttcctgataagctacaaccctagctgaaaaagcaggatgctattagcccaagggccctaacagggaaaatagccctgtgaggaaaggaaacgaggaaaaaaaatattttagaacagtaacattaaaataaatatttcctatataaactataaaaactttaacaaaatatgaggaagagaagttagaatagtgtgcccgagtgtaccctcaagacagagaactctaacccaagaaagttattcaaaatattctttccatcaccTCTTAATGTCTCTATCCTTAtgtaatatatctttatatctatcccTGATGACTCCTAGTTGCCCCAAATCCTATCTGCCTActcctcaagtttgaaatcgtatagatatccttttcttttCCCATATTCGTAGCCtttaattctatttttctattgCTCTTTCAACAGCTGTACTTACTTTCCCCCGagagtctttttcttcttctctgtaGAGTTCTTCTGCCCGGTGTGCATGCCTTAACTTTCTAGTCCTTAAATACCCTGATTTTCTTTTAACCgattcttgcacctctctgtccCACCAACACTTTTCTGCTTTGGACACACCATATCCCCTGGTTCTTCTAAGTAATTCCTCCGTTTCCCctgcacatatttctttcatacccacccaGATATTTTCTTCTGTTACCCTCTCCAAATCTGTTAAGTTCAACCTTTCCACGCGCCTTTCTCACACAATCAtcctaaattactctctctctcttctcctttaaggtcccaaacATTCATTCTAgatctcttcttgggttttctacctctcgTTTCAAAATCCATCTCTACGAGTCTATGGTGTTTAAAACATGCTTCACCCGGAATCACTTTAGAGTTCAGCATATTTTTGTCCGCTCTTCTAACGGAGACGTAACTTATTTGGCTTACCCTTCCTTATCATAGGTTATCAGGTGCTTGTCAGACTTCTGAAACCATGTATTCATACATGCTAATTCAACACTCTGAGCCATCTCTATTATATACTCCCCATCTTAATATCTAATTCCAAACCCATTTCCTCCATATAACTCCTAATATTCAAATCTTCTCTTCCCCACTCTACCATTCATGTCTACTCCTATgattatcttctcttcctctctcactgttgtaatttattcatatatatatatatatatatatatatatatatatatatatatatatatatatatatatatatatatatatacatatatatatatatatgaatatatatatatatatatatatatatatatatatatatatatatatatatatatatatatatatatatatatatatatatatatatatatatatatatatatatatatatatatatatgtatatatatacatatatatatatatatatatatatatatatatatatatatatatatacatatatatatatatatatatatatatatatatatatatatgtatatatatatatatatatatatatatatatatatatatatatatatatatatatatattcatatatatatatacatatatatatatatatatatatatatatatatatatatatatatatatatatatatatatatatatatatatatatatatatatatatatatacgtatatatatatatatatatatatatatatatatatatatatacgtatatatatatatatatatatatatatatatatatatatatatatatatatatatatatatatatatatatatatatatatatatatatatatatatatatatatatatatatatatatatatatatatatatatatatatatgtatataatatatatatatatatatatatatatgtactttatatatatatatatatatatatatatatatatatatatatatgtatgtatatatatatatatatatatatatatatatatatatatatatttatacatacatatatatatatatatatatatatatatatatatatatatatatatatatatatatatatatatatatattagcaattaaAATATGCAAACGTAAATATTTCTTCTGTGCAGATCATCACCGAAGTAAAACCTTGTTTCTTTCAAATCTCCCTTAACCTAAAAATCAGCCATTTTTAcctaattgcaattttttttttctttatctcatttaaatttgttaggtatttattctgaTTTATGTTCTCAAATGgtcgtaagcttgaaaggaaaattaacaataatttatgaataaaaaagatgATTCAACAATGAGATTAATTCATGTAATTCGATTCAGGTTGCCTCGTTTATATCAgtaatattaattatgaaagaGTCACCACTCTTGGATTCAGAAAAATTGCTGTCCTTAACTAGCCCAGGCCCAAACaaagtatgaaatataaatatagagAGGTTTTATGACGACAGAGTAAACGAGAAATCTTTAGACTCACGGAGGAAGAAATGCTGAATAATATATAGGGAAAGCAAAAAGTGCCGAAGACTAGTAGTAGTAAAATTTTTATAGGTATCTGCTTATTAATTTACTATTTTGTTCGTTTATCTAATCATTGCtccacaattata
This Palaemon carinicauda isolate YSFRI2023 chromosome 25, ASM3689809v2, whole genome shotgun sequence DNA region includes the following protein-coding sequences:
- the LOC137618999 gene encoding uncharacterized protein is translated as MTSESTEELHDHESTRYPSSNKIQTTKWRGSDSLNPQIPTLPQVQSTNPYYTTGLYPQSPTLPQVSILKTLQYNRSLSQTPTIPQVSIPNPFSTIGIHPQPLLQHRSKSAASSNTGFHPQPRPLSQVSISKHSFATGLLIQPLLCHGPPCPTPSFNTSPYLKRLTVPEVSIHSPLLYHRSPSPTPSFTPGLYPQPLLYQRSPTSTLSFTTGLHPQPIPLPFPLPQVSILNFFLYHGYPSPTLPLPQVSMPNHFHYQRSPSQPPPLPQFSILKPFPLPQVSIPKSFFTTGLYPHLIPLPQVSIHNPFPHPRSPSPTPSFNTGLYPQPHPPTIPYVSIHSPLLYHRSPFSTTSFTKTLYPQPHSPLLYHRSQSPTSTCIIGLFLQLHPLPKVSIPNPFLYNPQPPALQQVSFLNLLLHHISPSPTSSFTTGLYLQPPSPPQVSIPHLLLHHRSPPPTPSFKTGLHPQPPPSKQVSIPNHLLHHRSPSPTSSGTIEDPWNPLRKTKMEPALLRQEDGPAYRQGEQTTTVTVDSTFIRVIDTNKVPKQRFQGALRGNSHLKASGLQLDW